The following is a genomic window from Anaerolineales bacterium.
CTGCGGCTGTCCTTCGTGACTTTTCTGGGTGGGTTGCTGTGGGTGCTCCCCGCGGCGGCGTTAGAGTTGGGACAGCAACAAATTGGGCCAATCACTTGGAATGTGGTCTTGGGAGTTTTCTATCTGGGGGTGATTTCTACGGCGGTCGCGGCCTATTTCTGGAATTTTGCCTTTGAGGTTCTGGAAGCTGGAGTGGCCTCTTTGACCTTCTTCGCCCAGCCGCTGATTGGGGCTGTGCTGGGCTATATGCTGCTGGGCGAGCAGCTTTCTGCTTTTTTTCTATTAGGCGGTCTGCTGATCTTGCTTGGCTTGTGGATGGCCTCACAAGAAGATAGAATTTCTGCTTCTCGTTAGGAATCAAAAACACCCATGTTAAAAGCTTTTTTACGTTTCTTTGCCTGGTTGGCCCTGATTGTGCTGGTGCTGGCCCTGCCCGCCAGCCTGGCGCTGCGCAATATGAGCAATTTACTCTTTGAGGCGGATGCGACCAAACAACTGGTGCGCGAGACGCTGATGAGTTCTGACATTGCCGGCCGTCTGGCCCGGCGCGGCGCAGAGCAGATGTTGCGCTCCCAAGTCGGCGTGCAAGTGGTGGTGGATGTCTTGGAAGAGTTGGATGAACAGGAGTGGAAGGCGATCACCGAAGTCATCGCTCCGGAGCACCTGGTCTCGGATGCCTTGGATGGAGCGGTGGATGCTTTTTCCGAATGGCTGAACGACCCGCAGTCTGATCTGCCAGAACTGAATATTAGTTTGGCGGCCTGGAAAACGAGCACCGTCCAGCGCGCTGGCGAAGTAACCGCGCTGATCTTCGATTCACTGCCGGATTGCACCATGGAGCACGTCACCCGCATGCTGCAGCTAAGCATTCAGGACCCCGTGGCGCTGACCCAGAATTTGCCCGCCTGCCGCCCGCCCGAACCCCTGTACTCGACCTTCGTGGATCAGTCGGGGCGACTTTTGGGCCAAATGGCCAATTCAGCCCCAGATACGATTGATCTGGATCAACTGATCGAAGGCAGCCAAACTCCGGAGCAGTTGAAGGCGCTCAAACAAGACTTGTTGGTGACGCGCACTTGGCTAAGCTGGGGCTGGGCCGTGGTGATTGCGCTGATGGCTTTCGCCGCAGTGCTGGCAGCCAGTGACCTAAAGAGCTTTTTGGCCTCGTTGGGTCTGCCACTGTTGTTAGCCGGCATCCTGATGGTGGCCTTGGGGTTCGCGTTCCTCTTGTTCAATCTCAGGTTTCTGACCGAACTGCTGGCTGGGACGGGCTCGGAAACCTTCGTGTTGCGCACCTTGGCGGGTGCCCTGGCAGACGGTGCGCTTCGGCGGGTGAGCGGGCCGCTGCTGTTGCAGGGTATCCTGGTGGCACTGGCTGGCAGCGGTCTGGCGCTGTGGGCACGTTCACTGTATGAGCGGGAGGCCTCGCCGGGCATTCCTATTCGCCGCAGGCGAATGGGACTATAGAGCCATCATTTAAAAACAAACTGCCGGCTTAGCCGGCAGTTTTTATGTCTGTAAGTCGGGGCTAGTTTTTATGTCTGTAAGTCGGGGCTAGAGGCGCTGGCCCAGTGTGTAGATCATCACGAGGTTGGGAGGGCGCATGGCGCCGATCGGATAGCCCGAGGTCAGCACGACCTGCTGCCCGGGTTTCAGCGATGCGGCCCGCATCACAGTGCCTTCAATGCTTTCCAGCATTTCGTCCACCGTGCTCGACAGATCCACCATGATGGGCATCACGCCCCAATAGAGCGCCATGCGGTTGTAGCTGCGCGGTTCCGGGGTGAGCCCCAGGATGGGCACACGCGGGAACGCCTTGGACATCAGCCGGGCCGTGCGGCCGGAAGAAGTGAACACTGTGATGGCCGCCACGTTGACATCTTGGGCCAATTCATTGGCGGCTCGCGTGATGGATATGGCATCATCCCGCAAGGTGCCGAGGTTAGAGCCCTTCCAATGGCCCCATTGACGGATGTGATTTTCCGCCTGGCGCACAATGGCGTCCATCATGGTGACTGTCTCGACCGGGTATTTGCCCACGGCGGTCTCGCCGGAGAGCATCACCGCGTCCGTGCCATCGAAGATGGCGTTGGCGACGTCCGAGGCCTCCGCGCGAGTGGGACGCGGGTTATGGATCATCGAGTCCAACATTTGGGTGGCAGTGATGACCAGTTTGCGCTGCTGGTTGGCTGCGTCAATGATCTGCTTCTGGGCGATGGGTACCATTTCGGGGGGCAGTTCCACGCCCAGGTCGCCGCGGGCGACCATCACGCCGTCTGCGACTTCGATGATCTCGTGCAGGTTTTCCAGCGCCTCGGCGCGTTCCAGCTTGGCGATGATCGGCGTATCCAGTTTGTCCGGCGCCAGGTTGGCGATGGCTTGGCGAGCGCGGGCCACATCGGCCGCATTGCGCACGAAAGAGATGGCGATGATGTCTACGCCCAGCTCCAGACCTTTGGCCAGGTCTTGCTCATCTTTGGCGGTCAGGCCGGGGATATCTATGCTGGTGCCGGGCAGGTTCATGCCCTTATGCGACTTGAGCACTCCGCCGACGATCACTTCGGTCTCGACAGTGTGCGTGTCGATCTTTGTGGCTTTCAGTTCCAGGTTGCCATCATCCAGCAGGATGATGCCGCCCACCTGGATGAAGCGCGGCAACTCGGGGAAGTCTACAGGGATGTGGCTTTCATTGGGTGCGGCGTGATGAGTGGCCAGCACGATAGTTTGCCCAGGCGTAAGCGGCACGCCCTCTTTGGGCAATTCGCCGACGCGAATCTTGGGACCCTGCAGGTCTTGCAAGATGCAGATAGCTTTTCCGGCGCGTTCGGCGGCGGAGCGGATGCGCTGAATCAGCTCTGCGTATTCCGCATGCGTGCCATGCGAGAAGTTGAGCCGGGTGACATTCATGCCTGCCGCGATCAGACGATCGATCGTGCCGGCGTCTTGGCTGGCTGGCCCCAGGGTAGCTACGATTTTGGCTCGGCGTTCCATACGGGTATGATAACCCGCTCCGCCTCTACAGGTTGCGCTGAACCGTATTACGGGGTGAAATGCACCCCTTGACTCAGGCAATTGCCGCCATAGCCTTTTTCCGTGCACACCACAATGCGGGCAATCACCTGTGTATTCGGGGGCAATGACCCAATTGCTACCGAAAGATACTTGGTTTGCCCTGGGCCGAGGGTAGCTTGGTAACCCGAACAGGCAGTGCTGCTCGGCAGAAATTCATTGTTGCCATCTGAGCGCCCCAACTCCGTATCGTTGCTTGCATCAGCTGCCGACACTCTTGCCGACTGGTAGGTTTCCGGCCCGGTGTTGCGGACGCTCAAGAAAGCCATGCGCGTC
Proteins encoded in this region:
- the pyk gene encoding pyruvate kinase — protein: MERRAKIVATLGPASQDAGTIDRLIAAGMNVTRLNFSHGTHAEYAELIQRIRSAAERAGKAICILQDLQGPKIRVGELPKEGVPLTPGQTIVLATHHAAPNESHIPVDFPELPRFIQVGGIILLDDGNLELKATKIDTHTVETEVIVGGVLKSHKGMNLPGTSIDIPGLTAKDEQDLAKGLELGVDIIAISFVRNAADVARARQAIANLAPDKLDTPIIAKLERAEALENLHEIIEVADGVMVARGDLGVELPPEMVPIAQKQIIDAANQQRKLVITATQMLDSMIHNPRPTRAEASDVANAIFDGTDAVMLSGETAVGKYPVETVTMMDAIVRQAENHIRQWGHWKGSNLGTLRDDAISITRAANELAQDVNVAAITVFTSSGRTARLMSKAFPRVPILGLTPEPRSYNRMALYWGVMPIMVDLSSTVDEMLESIEGTVMRAASLKPGQQVVLTSGYPIGAMRPPNLVMIYTLGQRL